The genomic region AAAGCCGGCTTCTGCGCGTCGTTGATCTCGCCGATGAACTCGACATTGGCGTTGGCCAGCAGCGGCTCAACGTTGTTCTTGAAGTATTCGGCGTCGGCCTTGTCGACCTTGGCCGCGACCTTCAGCTTCACGCCGCAACGGCCGGCGATCTGGATGGCGCGCTCGATGCCCTTCTCCGGCGAGATGCGGCCGAGGAAGGCGAAGTAGTCGCGCTCCCCTGCCGGCTGCGGCGTCAGCAGCTGGGCGGGGATGCCATGGTAGACGGTGTCGACCCAGCCGACATCGGGCAGCGGCTTGCGCTGGCTGTTGGAGATCGAGATCAGCGGCACGTTCGGGAACATGCGGTAGACCGCGGCGAATTCCGGCAGGTCGAGGCGGCCGTGCAGCGTGGTCAGGAACGGCACGTGCTGGCGGCTGAACACCGAGTTCGGCCAGTAGTCGATATGGAAGTGCAGCACGTCGAATTCATGGGCGCGATGGCGGACGTGCTCGATCAGGATGGCGTAGGTGGAGACCCAGTCACGGATATCCGGGTCGAGCCGCAGGGCGCGCGGCCAGGGGGCATCGAGCTTCGCCGAGGTAACGGAATCCCCGGAGGCGAACAGCGTGACGTCGTGGCCCAACGCGACCAGTTCCTCGGTCAGGTTAGAGACGACGCGCTCCGTGCCGCCATAGAGCTTCGGCGGCACTGCCTCGAAGAGGGGCGCGATCTGGGCGATACGCATGGCCGTGAGACCTTTCAGTCGGGGTCAGTGTGCTAAGCGGGGACCCTGGCGCGGAGGTTCCGGCGCCGGATCGGTTCCAGGATGTGTTACGCAGTCAAAGTGGCGAAAACGCGGCCGTTCCCACACGATTTCGTTAATCGCTGGCCAGCTTGAGCGCGGCACGTTGCGCCAGCCGGTCATAGAGGCCGAGATAGTCGCGAGCCATCCGCCACGAGGTCCAGCGCTGCTCGAAACGCCGGCGCACCGCGGCGCGGTCCAGCGCCTCGACCTGCGCGCAGGCGGCGACGGCCTGGTCGACCGTATCGACAACGAAACCGGTCAGCCCGTCCTCGACCACCTCGGGCACCGAGCCGCGACGGAAGGCGATCACCGGGCAACCGCAGGCCATGGCCTCGATCATCACCAGGCCGAACGGCTCCGGCCAGTCGATCGGGAACAGCAACGCCTTCGCGCCGGAGAGAAAATCGGGCTTCTCGGCATCGCCGATCTCGCCGATGAACTCGACGTTGCCGGTCTGCAGCAGCGGGGCGACCACGTCACGATAGTACTGCGCGTCTTCCTCGCCGATCTTGGCCGCCACCTTCAGCTTCACCCCGGCAGCCTCGGCGATGCGGATCGCGCTCTCGATGCCCTTCTCCGGGGAGATGCGGCCGAGGAAGGCGAAGTAGTCGCGCTCCCCGACCGGCTGGGGGGTCAGCAGGTGGGCGGGCATGCCGTGCAGCACGGTGCCGGCCCAGTGCAGGTGCGGCATCGGCCGGCGCTGGCTGTCGGAGATCGAGACCAGCGGCACATCCGGATACAGGTCGTAGATCTCGGGCACCCAGTCCTGGTCGAGCCGTCCGTGCAACGTGGTCAGGAACGGCGTGGACTGGCGGCTGAACAGGGCGAAGGGATGGAAATCGATGTGGAAGTGCAGCACGTCGAATTCGTGCGCACGGCGGCGCACCATCTCCAGCATGCGCGCATAAGGGGCATTGTTGCGCTCGAAATTCGGCACGAAGCGCGCCGCCCGCTCCCGCACCGGAACCAGCTCGGCCGACGTCACGGAGTCGCCGGTGGCAAACAGGGTCACGTCGTGGCCCATGGCCACCAGTTCCTCGGTCAGCCAGTGGACCACCCGTTCGGTGCCGCCATAGCGCCGGGGAGGAACGGATTCGAACAGCGGCGCGATCTGGGCGATGCGCATGGATAAGGCGCCCTTTGCGGGAAAGAGGGGACCGGGGGAACGGTTCGGATCCCCACCGGCATCGTCGTTCTAGGAGGCGAATATGGCGAAATGCCGGCGCCTTCGGGCCGGCGCCGCCTTCTTTTGGTGCGACGCCGTCAAAATCACGCCGCAATGCACAGGCATGCTGCCTTTCGAAAGCGGGCAGACCGGACCCGCGGCGGCCGGGGGCACCAGAGGCACCCAGTCGTACCGGATTCACCAGATTTCGGGGGCCGCGGCTCCGGTGACCGCACCTCAGATGAGAGTCCTGAGACCGTGAACAGCACTGAGCACTTGGGGCAGATAACCAACTACCGGAAACGCCCCCTCGCCTTCCTCCTGCATTACGTCAGGCGGCACCGGACAGCACATCTTGTGATCCTTGGTTCGGTGTTATTGGCCGTCATCTGCTCGGTCTGCACCCAGTACGGGCTGAAGGGATTGATCGACGTGATCTCCCAGGGCCCGGCGGCGCAGGGCGTCTGGGCTGCCTTCGCCGTGCTGTGCGGCCTGATCGCCGCGGACAACATGCTGTGGCGTGTCGGCGGCTGGGTCGCCGCCCGCGCCTTCGTGCGCGTCACCGGCGATGTGCGCAGCGATCTGTTCCTGCACCTGGCCGGCCACTCCCCGACCTATTTCTCCGAGCGCCTGCCCGGCACGCTGGCGAGCCGCATCACCGCCACCTCCAACGCCATCTTCCAGACCGAGAACACCTCGACCTGGAACGTCATCCCGCCGATCGTCGCGGTCTGCGTCGCGGTGGTGCTGCTGACCACCGTCAACCCGGTGATGGCCGGCGCGGTCATGGCGGTCAGCCTGGCCATGGCGGCGCTGATCTTCCGCCTCGCCCGCAACGGCACGCCGATCCACCGCGAATTCGCCACCCGCGCCGCCGGCGTCGACGGCGAGCTGGTCGACATCATCTCCAACATGTCGGTGGTGCGGGCCTTCGGCGCCACCATGCGTGAACACCAGCGCGTCACCGGCGCCATCGGCGAGGAAATGACCGCCCGCCGGCGCAGCCTGATCTACCTGGAAAAGCTGCGCCTGCTGCACGCCGTGCTCACCGCCTTTATCACCGCCGGCCTGCTCGCCTGGGGCGTGGTGATGTGGCAGCACGGGCTCGCCACCCCGGGCGACATGGTGCTGATCTGCTCGCTCGGCTTCACCATCCTGCACGGCACCCGCGACCTCGCGGTGGCGCTGGTTGACCTGACCCAGCACGTCGCCCGCCTGGGCGAGGCCCTGGACAGCCTGCTGGTCGAACACGACCTGCCCGACCACGCCAACGCCTCCGCCCTGAAGGCCGGCCCCGGCCACGTGACCTTCGAGAACGTCCACTTCGCCTACCCGAGCCGGCCGGCCGTGCTGAACGACCTGACGCTGGACATCCAGCCGGGCCAGCGGGTCGGGCTGGTGGGCGCCTCGGGTGCCGGCAAGTCCACCGTGCTGTCGCTGCTGCAGCGCTTCCACGACGTGCAGGGCGGCCGCGTGATGATCGACGGGCAAGATATCAGCCAGGTCACCCAGGCCAGCCTGCGCGACATGATCGCCGTGGTGCCTCAGGATATCTCGTTGTTCCACCGCACCGTGATGGAGAACCTGCGCTACGCCCGGCCGGACGCGACGGAAGAGGAAGTGCTCAAGGCCACCGAGATCGCCCGCTGCCGCGACTTCATTGAAGCACTGCCCGACGGCTTCAACACCATGGTCGGCAACCGCGGCGTGAAGCTCTCGGGCGGCCAGCGCCAGCGCCTCGCCATCGCCCGCGCCCTGCTGAAGAACGCGCCGATCCTGCTGCTCGACGAGGCCACCTCGGCACTTGATACGGAAAGCGAACAGGCCATCCAGGCGGCCCTCGACACCCTGATGGAAGGCCGCACCGTCATCGCCATCGCCCACCGGCTCTCCACCCTGCAGAACTTCGACCGCATCGTGGTGATGAAGGCCGGCCAGGTGATCGACGACGGCACCCCGGAAGGACTGGCCAACCGCCCCGGGCCATACCGCGACCTGCTGCGCAAGCAGGCGCCGGTTGCCGAGGAAACCCGGCCGGTGCTCAGGGTGGCGTAACCGTTCCGGGGCGCTGCCCCGGCCCCGGCAGGAGGCTTTGCCTCCTGCACCTCCACCAAGGGCGAAGCCCTTGGATCCCGGCCGGGCAACGAGAGTTGACCGGCCGGTTTGCTATCGTGTTCGCCGTTCCGGCCCGCACACCGCCAGGATGCGGGCATGCAGGAACCGGCAGCCCCATTCGTCCCCGCCGTTCCCTCCCCGCCGGCGCGCGAGCTGCCGGCCTGGGAGGTCTTCCGCTACATGCGGCGCACCATCATCCCCACCTGGCCGCGCGCGGCCTACGAGGAGATGGTGCTCCGTCGCCGGCTGTTCGGCATTGACACGCTGATCGTCAACGAGCCCGGCCTGGTGCGGCACGTGCTCACGACGAACGCCGCAAACTACAAGCGGCCAGTTCGGACACGACGTCCGCTGCGGCCGGCTTTGGGCAACGGCGTGCTGCTGGCCGATGGAACCGATTGGCGGCGCCAGCGGCGGATGCTGGCGCCCCTATTCACCCCCCAGCATGTCGGCCGCCTGCTGACGCATTTCATGGCAGCCGGCAATGACCTGTTGCACAGTCTCGGAGACGGATGCTTCAACCTGTCCGACCTGTTGCAAAAGGCGGCAGTGGACGCGATTTGTCGTGCCCTGTTCTCCCTGTCCGCAGAGGGTGCCAGAGCCACCGGGTTGCCCGGGCTGCTGCAGGAGTTCCTGAAGGGTGTCGGCCGCATCAGAGTCTGGGACGTTCTTGCCCGGAGTGACGGTGACTTCGCCTGGTTCATGCGGGATCGGTTCGCCTTCGCCGGGCGCTGGCGCCAGGCGGTTGACGCCGTGATCACTGCCCGGCGCGACCTGCCTCAGGAAGCGGTTGGGCGCGACTTGCTGCAATTGTTGCTGGATGCACGCGATCCTGAAGACGGCAGCAGGCTGACGGAAGAAGAGATCCTGGACCAGGTCGCGACGTTGCTGGCGGCCGGCTTCGAGACCACCGCGCAAGCGATGTTCTGGACCCTCTATTTGCTTTCCTTCGACCGCGCCGCCCAGGACGGGATCCGTGCCGAACTGGATGCTTTCCCGCCCGGGCAGGTCAGCGAACTCGCCGATCTGGGACGCTGGCCCGCCTTGCGCCGCGCTTTCCTGGAAGCGTTGCGACTCTATCCGACCGTGCCCTTCATTGCCCGGGCGGCATGCGGCCCGGATCGGCTGGGCGACATCGCCATCGACCGCGGCGCGATCGTGTTTGTGTGTCCCTGGACCATCCACCGGCATCGCCGGTTCTGGGACGCCCCGGACGCCTTCATCCCGGCCCGCTGGATCGGGCGCGAAGAGCAGACCGGCAATCACTTCCTGCCCTTCGGCGCGGGGCCACGGATCTGCCTGGGCGCGGCCTTTGCCCAGGCCGAGGCCATGATCCTGCTGGGAACGCTGTTGTCGCACTTCGAGGTATCGTTGGACGATGACCGCCCTGTGCTGCCCGAAGCGGTGCTGACGACCAGACCGAGTATCGAGCCCTGGTTTCGCCTGCATCCCCTCGATTCGGGATCCAAGGGCCTTCGGCCCTTGGTGGAGGTGCAGGAGGCAAAGCCTCCTGCCGGGGTCCGGGGCAGCGCCCCGGCACCCTAGCCGCGCAGCAGGCGGATGATGGTTGTCGTATTGGCAACCGCAACGAAGGCTTCCAGCACGGTGCCGCCGATCGATCCGCTGACGATATTGTTGACCAGCCAGGCCATGGTGCAGCCAAGCAGGACCAGCCGCAGCTTCACGCCCTGAAGCAGGAAGACGGCGGCGGTCGCGCTGCATCCGGCGATGATCGGCACCAGCCCGAACGGGCTCTGCAGCACTGGCAGGCCGAGGGCGAGGTTGAGCGCGATGAACACGCCGGCGAGCCAGGGCGCGCGGAATCGCGCCGCCAGCAGGCTGCGCGCGGCGGAGACGAAGGCGCTGGTGCCGGCGGCCATGTTGCCCAGCAGCACGAAATGGAGCGCATACGCAATGTTCTGCGTGCCATTCAGCAGCTTGAGCGAGACATCGCGCTTCTGCAGGAACGCCGCCACGCCGAGTGCGAGCGCGACATAGCCGACACATTGCGTGGTCGAGAAAGGCTGAAAACCGTCCATGGGTGCGTTCTATCATCCAGGGCGGCGCTCCGATGTAACCGATTTCTCAACCTTCCCTTTCGGGTGTCGCGTGGCCGGAACCGGGTTATCCTCGGTCCGCCCGGCCAAAGTCATGGCCGCATGGCAACGAAGCATTGCGCCCATGCGACAGCGTCAGATTTAGGCACTCTATAACCCTTACGAATTGTATAAGGTGATTTATCATAAACGCAGGCATTGATCAGCCTAATTGGAAGGCTGATCCTTCGCCTCGTCTCCCGGCACGTCGCAGCGTTCCGCAGGAAAGAGCACATCGCATGAGCCGCTTCAGACGTTTCGCCACCGTCCCGATGGGACCGACCTAGACCTCCGTGGAGCCCTGCATGAGCGCTGCCGCCCCGCCGCCATTTCCGCCCGATATCTCCGGCTACACGATCGTTCCCGAACGGCACTGGGGCCGCTGGACCGCGGTGGTGCTGATGCTGGTGCTGCTGGCCCTGCTGGTGCGCGCCTTCGCCCTGGGCCAGATCGAGTGGCCCTATGTGGGCAATTTCCTGACCGCCCCGGTGATCCTGCAGGGATTGTTCAACACGGTGACGATGTCGGTCGCCGCCATGGCGCTGGGCATCGTGCTCGGGGTCGTCGCCGCGGTGATGCGGATGTCGGACAATCCGGTGCTGCAGGGGGTGGCGATCGGCTATTCCTGGCTGTTCCGCGGCACGCCGCTGATCCTGCAATTGCTGCTCTGGTTCAACCTGGCCCTGATCTTCCCGGTGCTCGGCCTGCCCGGACTGTGGTCGGTGCGCACCGTCGACGTGATCACCCCGGCCATCGCCGCGCTGCTCGGGCTCGGCATCAACCAGGGGGCCTATACCTCGGAAGTCATCCGGGCCGGCATGCTCTCGGTCGATGCCGGCCAGTACGAGGCGGCCAAGGCGATCGGCATGACCCGGCTGCGGGCACTGCGGCGGATCGTCTTCCCGCAGGCCATGCGGGTGATCCTGCCCCCGCTCGGCAACGAGTTCATCAGCATGGTGAAGGCCACGTCCCTGGCCAGCGTGGTGCAGTACTCGGAACTGCTGCACAACGCCCAGAACGTCTACTACGCCAATTCGCGCGTCATCGAGCTGCTGCTGGTCGCGGGCTTCTGGTACCTGGTGGTGATCTCGGTGCTGACACCGTTGCAGGCCCTGCTGGAACGCCGCTTCGCCCGCGGCGTGGGAGGCGGGCGATGAGCCGGACACCGCTGGTCTCGATCGTCGACCTGCATAAGCATTTCGGCACCTTCCATGCCCTGCGCGGGGTATCGCTCGATGTCGCGGAGGGCGAGGTGCTGTGCATCATCGGTGCCTCCGGCTCGGGCAAGACCACGCTGTTGCGGTGCGTCAACCAACTGGTGGAGCCGGATGCCGGGGCGATCTGGGTGGATGGCGAGCTGGCCGGTTTCCGCATCCGCAACGGCCGGCTGCACCACCTGGGCGAACGCGAGATCGCGCGGCAGCGTCTCGCGACCGGCATGGTGTTCCAGCGCTTCAACCTGTTTCCGCACATGACCGCGCTGGAGAACGTCATCGAGGGCCCGGTACAGGTGCAGCGCCGGCCGCGCGCCGACGCGATCCGCGAGGCCCGCGAATTGCTGGCCCGGGTGGGGCTGGCCGACAAGGCGGGGGCCTATCCCGCCCAGCTCTCCGGCGGCCAGCAGCAGCGCGTCGCCATTGCCCGGGCGCTGGCGATGCGGCCACGGCTGATGCTGTTCGACGAACCCACCAGCGCGCTGGATCCGGAACTGGTCGGTGAGGTGCTGACGGCGATGAAGGAACTCGCCGCCTCCGGCATGACCATGATCGTGGTGACGCACGAGCTGGGCTTCGCCCGCGAGGTGGCGGACCGCGTCGTGTTCATGGACCACGGCAGCATCGTCGAATCCGGTCCGGCGCGGCAGGTGCTCGGCGCCCCCCGTGAGCCGCGCACCCAGGCCTTTCTCGCCGCCGTCCTGTCCTGAGGAGCCCCTTCGTTCATGCTCAGATCCCTTCTCCTGGCCTCCCTGCTCGCCACCTCCACGCTGGGGGCGGCCGTGGCCGCGGACCTGCCGGCGACGATCCGCGAGCGCGGCACCATCGTGGCCGCGATCGTGCCAAACTATCCGCCGCTCGACCTGCGTGACCCGGCGACCGGCCAGCTCAGCGGCTTCGACGTCGAACTCGGCAATGCGCTCGCCGCCCGGCTCGGGGTGCGCATGGTCTGGCAGGAAACCAGCTTCGAGCAGATGCTCTCGGCCGTGCGCACCGGGCGCGTCGACATCGTCCTGTCGGGAATGAGCGACCTGCCCGCCCGCCAGGACAACGCCACCTTCATCGATTACCTCCGCTCCGGCTCGCAGTTCTTCACCCAGGCCAGCCGCGCCGCCGAGTTCGCCACGCCGACGGCGCTGTGTGGCAAGTCGGTCGGGGCCAGCCGGCGCACCGCCCTGCCCGGCGACGTCACCGCCTTCAGCGATGCGAACTGCGTCGCCAAGGGGCTGCCGCCGATCCGCGTGGTCGGCACCGAGGGATCGGCGGATGCGCGCACCCAGTTGCGCCAGCAGCGCATCGACGCGGCCATGCAGGGCGGCGAGACCCTGCCCTACATCATGACGCAGGAGCCCAACACCTACGCCCTGGTCGGCGAACCGGTGCGCTATACGTTGATGGGCATCGCCGTCGCCCGCGAGGCCACCGGATTGCAGGAGGCCCTGGCCGATGGCGTGCGCGCGCTGATGGCCGACGGCACCTACGCGAAGCTGCTGGCGAAATGGTCGCTGACCCCGAGCGCGATCCCGGACGTCAGCATCAATGGCGGCAAGTGAGGCGGCGATGACCATCGAACGCGTGCCGCTGCATCCCGCCAACCGGGCACCGCTGGCGCCCGAGTTCCCCTGGCCGGAGGGCCACAAGGCGGCGATGTTCCTCTCGGTCGACGTCGATGCCGAGACCGCCTGGACCTGCAAGGACCCGGCCCGGTTCAGCGAACTGGTGACAATGTCCTTCGGCGGCTACGAGGCGCGCGTCGGCGTGCCGAAGCTGCTGGAACTGCTGCGCCAGGAATCGCTGCGCGCCACCTTCTTCGTCACCGGCTGGTCGGTCGAGGCGCATCCCGCCATGGCCGAGGCGATCCTGCGCGACGGCCACGAGATCGCCCATCACGGCTTCCACCACCTGATGCCGCAGCCGGGCGACCCGATGCTGGTCGAGGAGATCGACCGCGGCCTGGAGGTGCTGAAGCGCCGGCTCGGCGTGGTGCCGGTCGGCTACCGCGCGCCGCTCGGCGAAAGCTGCGAGGAATTGCGGGTGCTGCTGAAGCAGCGCGGCCTGATCTATTCCTCGTCCTGGCGCGACGACGTGCGGCCCTACCGGCATTTGCTGGATGACGGCACGCCCGGGCTGATCGAGCTGCCGGTGACGATGACCTATGACGACTGGCTCTATGGCCTGTCGCATCGCTACAGCCCGCGGCCGATGTTCCCGCGCGAACACGTGCTCTCGCTCTGGCAGGACGAGCTGGCGGAAACCCGCGACTGGGGCGGCATGGTGACCACGGTGCTGCACCCGCAGGTCAGCGGCCGGCCGATGCGGCTGCGGCTGCTGCGGTCGTTCCTGCGGCACACCCGCGAATACGGTGACGTCTGGATCGCCACCGGCCAGGAGATCGCGGCGCATTTCGCCACCTGCGAGGCAAAGGCGGGCTGAATCATTGCTGTCACAGGCCCTGCGGGTGTCCCGCCCGCAGGGGCCACTTGTTTGCTGAAGGATCCCGGAATGTCTCTCTCCCGACGTTCGCTGCTGCGTGCCGCCTCGGCGGCGCCGCTGCTCTCCCTGCCCGGCATCGCCCGCGCGCAGTCGCAGACGACATTGCGGTTCATTCCGGTGATCGACCTGACCTTCCTCGATCCGATCTACTCGACGGCGCAGGTGTCGCGGAACCATGGCTACATGGTCTACGACACGCTGTACGGCATGAACTCCGCGCTGGAGGTGTCCCCGCAGATGGTGGAGGGGCATGTCGTCAGCAATGACGGCAGGCAATGGGACCTCACTTTGCGCGAGGGGTTGCTCTGGCATGACGGCGAGAAGGTGCTGGCGCGCGATTGCGTCGCCAGCATCCGACGCTGGGGCAGGCGCGACGGCTTCGGCGCCGAGCTGCTGGCCGCCACCGACGAATTGTCCGCCCCCGACGACCGCACCATCCGCTTCCGCCTGAAGCGGCCCTTCCCGCTGCTGCCGATGGCGCTCGGCAAGGCCGCCATCCAGGCGGCGTTCATGATGCCCGAGCGCCTGGCCGCGCAGGATCCCTACAAGCCGCTGACCGAGGTCGTCGGCAGCGGCCCGTTCCGCTTCGTCGCCGATGAGCGCGTGCAGGGCGCGCGCAACGTCTATGCCCGCTTCGACCGCTACCGCCCGCGCCCGACCGGCAAGCCCGACTGGACGGCAGGGCCGAAGCTGGTTCATTACGACCGTGTCGTCTGGACCACCATGCCGGATGCCGCTACCGGCGCCGCCGCGGTGCAGACCGGCGAGCAGGACTGGCAGGAAACCACGCCGCACGACCTGCTGCCCATCCTGAAGAAGGCGAAGGGCGTCAGCACCCGGGTGCTCGACCCGCGTGGCTTCGCCTGCATGATGCGGGTGAACCACCTGCAGCCGCCCTTCAACAACCCGGCCATCCGCCGCGCCCTGTTCGGCGCCATCGACCAGAGCGCCTTCATGACCGCCGTGGCCGGCGACGATCCCGTCTACCAGACCACGCCGATCGGCTATTTCGGCCCCGGCACGCCGATGGCGAACGATGTCGGGCTCGAGGTCTTCCGCGGCCGGCGCGACCTGACCAAGGTGAAGGCGGCGCTGCAGGCAGCCGGCTATGCCGGCGAGAAGGTGGTGCTGCTGGTGCCGGCCAATTCGCTGGCACAGAAGCCGCTCGGCGACGTCGCCTTCGACCTGCTGCAGCAGGCGGGCATGAATGTCGAATACGCCGCCATGGATTTCGGCAGCGTGCAGCAGCGCCAGCAGAAGCAGGGGCCGGTGAGCGAAGGCGGCTGGAGCGCCGGCGTCGGCAACTGGCAGGGCATCGACTGGCTCAACCCGGCCGGCAACGCCAATCTGCGCGGCGACGGCAATTCCCCGGGCTGGTACCGCAGCGAGAAGATGGGCGAGTTGCGGGCGCAATGGCTGGCCGCCCCCACCCTCGCCGAGCAGCAGCGCGTCTGCCGCGAGGTCCAGAAGCTGGCCTTCGAGGAAGTGCCCTACTACCCGATCGGCCTCTACAAGCAGCCAACCGCCCATCGCAGCGCCATCACCGGCATCATGAACGGCACCGCCGTGTTCTGGAACGTGCGGCCGGCATGACCAGCACCGCCATCTTCGGCAGCTACGTGCTCGGGCGCGATGCTGCCGGCCGGCAGGAGGTTTTGGCCGATCGCTGGGTGCTGCTGGAAGGCAACCGCATCGCCGCGGTGACGAGCGGGCGCCCGGCGGCGGACCAGGTCTTCGACCAGCCAGGCCGGTTCGTGTTGCCCGGCCTGCTCAACCTGCACAATCACTGCTTCAGCGAGGCGGTGGCGCGCAGTCATGCCGAGGACGGCGCCGGGCGCAGCGCCAATCGCAGCATCATCTATACCGTGCTGCTGCCGCTCACCCGGTCAGGCATTGCTCTCCTGACTGAAGAAGAGCGGCTCGCCATCGCCCGGCTCGGCGTGCTGCAACTGCTGAAGGGCGGCGCCACCACGGTGATGGAGCCGTTCCGCAACGGCATCCCGGAAATGTTCGCCGCCGCCGAGGAAATGGGGCTGCGCTTCTACGGCGCGCCCTACCTGTTCTCCACCGCCGATGCCAAGGCCGGCACGGACGGGGTGGTGCGCTACGCGGGCGATGACGGCGCGGCCGATCTGGCCGCCTGGAACGCGTTGCACGCGCGCTGGCACGGAAAGGGCGACGGACGCATCGGCGTCGCCATGAGCCCGCACGCCACCGACACCTGCGGCCCCGACCTGCTGCGCGCCTGTGCCGCGCGGGCGCGGGAACTGGGGGTGCCGATCACCATCCACCTCGCCCAGAGCGACGCCGAGGTCGCCACCATCAAGGCCCGGTACGATGGGCGCACCCC from Rhodovastum atsumiense harbors:
- a CDS encoding ABC transporter substrate-binding protein, coding for MSLSRRSLLRAASAAPLLSLPGIARAQSQTTLRFIPVIDLTFLDPIYSTAQVSRNHGYMVYDTLYGMNSALEVSPQMVEGHVVSNDGRQWDLTLREGLLWHDGEKVLARDCVASIRRWGRRDGFGAELLAATDELSAPDDRTIRFRLKRPFPLLPMALGKAAIQAAFMMPERLAAQDPYKPLTEVVGSGPFRFVADERVQGARNVYARFDRYRPRPTGKPDWTAGPKLVHYDRVVWTTMPDAATGAAAVQTGEQDWQETTPHDLLPILKKAKGVSTRVLDPRGFACMMRVNHLQPPFNNPAIRRALFGAIDQSAFMTAVAGDDPVYQTTPIGYFGPGTPMANDVGLEVFRGRRDLTKVKAALQAAGYAGEKVVLLVPANSLAQKPLGDVAFDLLQQAGMNVEYAAMDFGSVQQRQQKQGPVSEGGWSAGVGNWQGIDWLNPAGNANLRGDGNSPGWYRSEKMGELRAQWLAAPTLAEQQRVCREVQKLAFEEVPYYPIGLYKQPTAHRSAITGIMNGTAVFWNVRPA
- a CDS encoding amidohydrolase family protein, which translates into the protein MTSTAIFGSYVLGRDAAGRQEVLADRWVLLEGNRIAAVTSGRPAADQVFDQPGRFVLPGLLNLHNHCFSEAVARSHAEDGAGRSANRSIIYTVLLPLTRSGIALLTEEERLAIARLGVLQLLKGGATTVMEPFRNGIPEMFAAAEEMGLRFYGAPYLFSTADAKAGTDGVVRYAGDDGAADLAAWNALHARWHGKGDGRIGVAMSPHATDTCGPDLLRACAARARELGVPITIHLAQSDAEVATIKARYDGRTPAEYLDWLGLLAPDLLAAHCVASTDDDLRLMAARDATVLNCPRVFTRTGRTAAFARFAGHGVRTLVATDGYNMDLLGEINAAAIISKVTAARSDVATAPELIDAVTTSAAAAIRRPDLGVVAAGATADLTVVDLTHPHLQPLFDPRRALVSLANRANVDMVVVDGRVLVGGGRYLHADEADITGAGVAAVKKIWDLPEARAAFGQPGA